GGCGTTGTAGCTCGGCGTCGCGCGGAGCGGGGCGAAGGCGAGGCCGGACGAGACCGTCATGATCGTCGCTTCCGGCTGCGCGCGCAGATGCTCGACGAAAGCGGCGCTCAGCCGGATCGGCCCGAGGATGTTCGTCTCGACGGTCTCCTCGGCGGTGGAGAGGAATCCGGTGGGCGTGGTCCAGTCCTCGGCTCGCATGACACCGGCCATCGTGATCAGCACGTTCAGGGCGGGGTGCTCTGCGAGGACAGCTCGGGAGGCCGCATGGATGCTGTCGGCGTCGGTCGTGTCGATCCGCACCGTGTGGATACCGGGGTGCTCGCCGGCGATGGCCGTGAGCCGGTCTTCGCGGCGTCCTCCCACGATCACGGTGTTGCCGCGTGCATGCAGACGCACGGCGAGGGCGAGGCCGATGCCGCTCGTCGCGCCCGGGATGAAGATGGTGTTTCCGCTGATGTTCATACGATCAGCCTCGGCGTCTCGGAACCGCCCCTCCAGAGAGCGGTCATCCAGGGATCACCGGTCCCTGGAACCTGCGCGGACGTCGGGGGATACTTCAGAGGTGGATCGTGATGCACTGGCCGAGTTCCTGCTCCGGCGACGTGAGGCACTGCGGCCTGCCGACGTGGGACTTCCGTCCGGACCTCGACGCCGGACCTCCGGGTTGCGCAGAGAAGAGGTGGCACAGCTGGCGACCATGTCGACGGACTACTACACGCGCCTGGAGCAGCGGCGGGGACCCCAGCCCAGCGTGCAGATCCTCTCCTCCCTGGCACGTGCTCTGCGCCTGACCGAAGACGAGCGCGACTACCTCTTCCGGCTCTGCGGACACAGCGCCCCGGACCGCGCCCCCCTCACCGAGTACGTGCGTCCCGGCATCCTCCGCGTGCTCGACCGGCTGCACGACACCCCGGCATTCGTCGTCTCGCTGCTCGATGAAGTTCTCGTGCAGAACGATGCCTCCCGCGCTCTCGTGGGCGATTCGACCGCACTCACCGGGCTCGACCGGAGCGGCATCTACCGCTGGTTCGCCCATCCCGACGTCGAGCGGCGGCGATATCGCGAGGTCGATCACCCGCGACAGGCTCGTGCCCTCGTCGGCGCTCTGCGCGCCGCACACGGGGTGATGGGTCCCCGGTCGCGGGCGGGGGAGATCGTCGAGGCGCTGTCAGCCCGGAGCCCGGAGTTCGTGGAGCTGTGGGAGGCGCACGTGGTGAGCCGACGGTTCGAGCAGCACAAAGTGATGGTGCACCCGGAGCTGGGGGAGATCGAGGTCGACTGCCAGGCGCTGTTCAGTGAGGACGAATCGCAGGCGCTGATCGTCCTCACCGCCGCACCCGGGAGCGAATCGGCGGGCAAGCTCGAGTTCCTTCGCGTGCTCGGCACGCAGCGCGTCTGACGCGATACCGGGTCAGGACTCCTCGTGCGTCCGGGGATCCGCGTCGAACAGTCGTCCGTCCGGACGTCCGAGCGCGGTGATGGCCGTGACCTCGCCTTCGTCGAGCACGACTTCTGCGGCGGCGAGGTTCGCGACCTGGTGCTCCAGCGTCGAGGCCTTCGGAATCGACACCGTCCCTCGTGCCACGTGCCAGGCGAGCACGACCTGGGCAGGAGAGATCGCGTGCGCCGCGGCGACTTCGCGGATCACCGCCTCGTCGAGCAGCGCCTTCGCGCGACCGAGGGGGCTCCAGGCTTCCGTGAGGATGCCCTTCTCCCGGTGGTATGCGAGTTGCTCCTCCTGGGGGAAGTAGGGGTGCACCTCGATCTGGTTGACGACCGGACGGACACCGGTCTCGGCTTCGATGCGCTCCACATGCTCCGGGAGGAAGTTCGAGACGCCGATCTGCCGCACGACGCCACG
Above is a window of Microbacterium aurugineum DNA encoding:
- a CDS encoding SDR family oxidoreductase, which translates into the protein MNISGNTIFIPGATSGIGLALAVRLHARGNTVIVGGRREDRLTAIAGEHPGIHTVRIDTTDADSIHAASRAVLAEHPALNVLITMAGVMRAEDWTTPTGFLSTAEETVETNILGPIRLSAAFVEHLRAQPEATIMTVSSGLAFAPLRATPSYNASKAAIHMLSESLRLQLEGSSVSVLELEPPAVRTPLMPGHEENESAMPLNEFIDEVMELIESRPNATEIQVERVKFLRYGEARGDYDRVVATLNATDPHGR
- a CDS encoding helix-turn-helix transcriptional regulator, giving the protein MDRDALAEFLLRRREALRPADVGLPSGPRRRTSGLRREEVAQLATMSTDYYTRLEQRRGPQPSVQILSSLARALRLTEDERDYLFRLCGHSAPDRAPLTEYVRPGILRVLDRLHDTPAFVVSLLDEVLVQNDASRALVGDSTALTGLDRSGIYRWFAHPDVERRRYREVDHPRQARALVGALRAAHGVMGPRSRAGEIVEALSARSPEFVELWEAHVVSRRFEQHKVMVHPELGEIEVDCQALFSEDESQALIVLTAAPGSESAGKLEFLRVLGTQRV
- a CDS encoding aldo/keto reductase, which gives rise to MTTRPVVPSFTAHNGFALPAIGLGTYRLNGDSGADAVAGGIGAGYRLIDTAFNYENEGSVGRGVAAAEVDRSEIVVTTKLPGRHHPSERARDSIEESRSRLGLDMTDLHLIHWPNPSQDEYVQAWAALVDAQSRGVVRQIGVSNFLPEHVERIEAETGVRPVVNQIEVHPYFPQEEQLAYHREKGILTEAWSPLGRAKALLDEAVIREVAAAHAISPAQVVLAWHVARGTVSIPKASTLEHQVANLAAAEVVLDEGEVTAITALGRPDGRLFDADPRTHEES